A stretch of DNA from Synechococcus sp. PROS-9-1:
GGGAGTTGATTTGGTGCTCGCTTCGGCAGGCGGCTCGGTGTCCAAGGCTTGGCGCGAGGCGATCGTGGCGTCGGGAGCCGTGATGGTGGATAACTCCAGCGCATTCCGCATGGAAGATGGCGTGCCCTTAGTGGTTCCCGAAGTGAATCCAAGTGCTGCTCAGCAGCATCAAGGCGTGATCGCCAATCCCAACTGCACCACAATTCTGCTGAGTTTGGCTTTAGCGCCGCTGGCGTCGCGTCGCCGCTTGCGGCGCGTGGTGGTGAGCACCTATCAATCGGCTAGTGGTGCCGGTGCCCGCGCCATGGATGAGCTTCGTGATCTCTCCCGGGTGGTGCTTGATGGAGGCACCCCCACCAGTGAGGTGTTGCCCCATTCGCTTGCGTTCAATCTTTTTTTGCACAATTCACCGCTTCAGCCGAATGGCTACTGCGAAGAGGAGCTGAAAATGGTGAATGAAACCCGTAAAATCATGGGAATCCTCGACTTGCGCTTTACAGCAACGTGCGTACGGGTTCCTGTGTTGCGCGCTCACTCAGAAGCGGTCAATGTTGAATTCCATGAGCCTTTCTCTGTGGAGGAGGCCCGATCACTCCTAGCTGTTGCTCCTGGTGTTGA
This window harbors:
- a CDS encoding aspartate-semialdehyde dehydrogenase, which produces MISAAPFPNRPLTVAVLGASGAVGQELLHLLEERNFPVAELRLLASARSAGSHCSWKGQELMVQETTAKAFQGVDLVLASAGGSVSKAWREAIVASGAVMVDNSSAFRMEDGVPLVVPEVNPSAAQQHQGVIANPNCTTILLSLALAPLASRRRLRRVVVSTYQSASGAGARAMDELRDLSRVVLDGGTPTSEVLPHSLAFNLFLHNSPLQPNGYCEEELKMVNETRKIMGILDLRFTATCVRVPVLRAHSEAVNVEFHEPFSVEEARSLLAVAPGVELLDDAAHNRFPMPTDVTGRDPVMVGRIRQDISEPNALEFWLCGDQIRKGAALNAIQIAELLLPTV